A stretch of DNA from Babesia bovis T2Bo chromosome 2, whole genome shotgun sequence:
ACGAAGACAATCAATAAGTTGTAATGAATATGCACCAAGAGCCGCTAGAGAATACAGTGCAGGCCATCGTGCTGTTACAAACTCGCCATATGGAACAGGAATGCATAGTAAAGACAACACTCGTGTAGCCCAACCACGATCCACAGTGACTAACCGGAACAACATTCTAGACCTACTGAAACGCAGCCATATAATTGCCACCAAAACTAAATACGTCAACAAGGAATGCCTCATCAGAGAGTTGGGAATTGATGACAATCTGGCCAAGGCAATATTTAAAAAGTAAGTCACAAGAATCTAATACAATACCTACAGAATGATTgaatatggatatatagaGCCCAGGTTCGTCAAGGGTAAGGGATACATGTAAGTGCTAAGTTGATAACATAATGCCACCCAGGAGTAAATGTTTCGAAACGTTACCAAACGATGACACAACCCAACCAACGACAAAAGGTACATCGTAGCCCAACCTGTTGCCATGATAAAGCGAAAGTAAATAAGATGTATAGTAACAGGATTCTAAAGATGAATGCGAAGTCTATGAAAAGAGATCATCTCTTTGGACACTCAACACATCCTGGTTAACTTGATTACTGAAAAACGAAAACTGTTTTTCAACCAATAGATATTACAGTTCCAAACTCTGAAAGGTATATCTAATCATAATTTAAAAAACGATAATGCTCGTATCTATTGAATTACATTAAATAGCGATATGTTGCCAGCGTTTTAATGGCCACGACCACGGAAGCCGCTACCCCTGCCACGGGACATAGTACCCCTAAAGGACATAGAATTACCCCTGCCCAAACCAAATGAACCGCCACGTCCACCGCGACCGATACCTGGACGTTTAAAGGATTTGTCTTTTATGACAGAACGCTTCTTATGCCCCAAGAGGGATGATGGAGTTTTAGAGGTGAATCTTGATACCGGTAAAGTTTGCTGAGGATCAATGTACACCATAGAATCCTTAGCAAAAGACTTGGCCTTAAAACCGTCAAGCAGCGATACAGAAAAAAACTGAATGGATAATTAACACCTAGCATCTAACTTACGTATTCGTTTATCGGACCTAGAATCTCATCAACCTTGCCAATTTCCTGCTTGTTGGCCAAAAAGATGCGACCATTAAAATATGGTACGCAAGTTGATAGCTTGCTTTTGATCAACAGTTGCTCCTCGCAGTCATGAATCACGGTTCCAGCCTCTACaacatgtatatttacacatagACCCGCATACCTATAACCTCAGCAGGCGGTCCGCTGTAACCTAAATACACATATACGATATCTTCCATATACAAAAGCTACCTTGATAACCGCCAGAGCCGCCTCTGCCTCCCCTTCCACCGCGCTTGGCACTCAAGCCACCGCCGCGGCCGCTACCTCTACCACGCGACAGCATTAAAACTACACCTTCAATCCGATCAATCAAACAAGTATTTACATCATAGTTGGACTTATCTATCTGCCAAAGGCTTCAAGAAATACATGGGAAGACCCCCATCCTAGACTACAAGAAACTAACATGAATCTATATAGCCCCTTTAAATATCAATCGGAAACATTCAAATCAGTTAGAAGACAGCTGTACAGCATTCCTTGGCCTAGTGTGTAGCATGGTTGCAATTGGAAGAGCCGTACTCAATGAGAGCCTTCAAAGTACGCAACCCAGCAACCACGCACAGCGCTGAGTGGATTCGCCGCCAAATTACAGATCACTACACAAAGAAGGCACAAGTGGTATGTTGCAACTAATCACCCTAAGCCATATACAGGATCAATATCGCAGTAGAGCAGCGTATAAGTTACAGGAACTGGATGACCGATACCTTCTGTTCCGTAAAAACCAGATAATCGTAGAACTAGGATGTTACCCAGGTGGTTGGGCACAGGTGTGTCTAGAGCGGTCTTTAACAGGTGCCTCCAACTCCAAAGTTATAGGTATAGATCGCTTGCATATGGACCATATCGCTAATTATGACTTTATCAAAGGAGATATAAATGATCAAAGTACACAAGCACAACTGTTCAGCGCACTCCAAGGTGCCAAAGCAGACTTGGTGCTCAGCGATCTGGCACCCTCCTGTACAGGTATAAAGCAAGACGACCACTTGAACTCCACGGAACTCTGTATGCAGGCAGCGGCACTTATGGAACGTATCATCGCAGTCAATGGCTCTTTCGTTGTCAAAATATTCATGGGAGGCCAATTGAATAACTATCGCACATATCTACAGTCCCAGTTCAACACCGTACACTCAGCTAAACCACAAGCGTCGCGCTCGGAATCTCGCGAAATGTACTTTGTCTGCAAGGGCTTCCTAGGAACTCGCAATATAGCTGGCGATGTGCAGATCCGAGGCAGCTACTATCCCAAAGAAGGTAGATTATAATGCAGTCAAGAAATCTATAGGTTTTACTGAGAAGTGGTTCTATTGCGCCATAAAAATAAGTGCCTTTGGAAGTTCAGAGGTAGGCACTTTGGGAAAACCTCAGTCAATCGATAACTGGGTAATATGGCCATGTGGTTTGGTGAACTGCTTTGAAAATAGAAGCACCCATTTAAACATAGTACCATACAGTTTAAttgtaaaacaaaatacTATTTATAATAGGTTTTTGGCGATATAAAAAAGAAAGTCGTAGGTTTAATCATGGCAAACAGAGGTAGACGTTTTGCCATGTTAATGAGTGGTATCCATGTAGGCCGGAGATATACTTTAAATACGGTGTACTTCCCCGTTAATGCTAATATGACACTCCCAGCTTGCGTGAAAGTCGCCAGGTATATTAGAATCAGCAACCCCTCTACCAACTCAGGATGCGTTCTTTACCACTCGAATCACGATAGTGCAGCATTGTTAACTACGTTTTTCTGAAATAGTCATTAGTTTATGTCGGCATAGTAATACCGCGCGTCTTTAGCTTGCCTTCGTAGAATTGGTCAATCATTGCCAAAATGGAGTCTTTGTCAATGGCATTCATCTTAGGGTCGTAGTGGACTTTCTGCGTCAGCAAGTCTAGGATAACTACCTGTGGCTTGGAATTGCGCTCACAACCACAAATGGTGCGAACGGCATCATTGCGTTTATCCTTCACACGTGAGACGAAAAACTTAAGCTCTCGGCCTTTACGAGTGGATCCATGACCCTCGGCTGCCTTGGAAAGCTGTAATAACAGTTCACTCTGGTCCTCTCCAGAAACGTCATCCATAAATAAAATGACCACAGGCTGGTGAGCAAAGGCATCAACATTGACGGAAACATCCTCAACAAAC
This window harbors:
- a CDS encoding ribosomal RNA large subunit FtsJ-like methyltransferase family protein, with amino-acid sequence MRAFKVRNPATTHSAEWIRRQITDHYTKKAQVDQYRSRAAYKLQELDDRYLLFRKNQIIVELGCYPGGWAQVCLERSLTGASNSKVIGIDRLHMDHIANYDFIKGDINDQSTQAQLFSALQGAKADLVLSDLAPSCTGIKQDDHLNSTELCMQAAALMERIIAVNGSFVVKIFMGGQLNNYRTYLQSQFNTVHSAKPQASRSESREMYFVCKGFLGTRNIAGDVQIRGSYYPKEGRL
- a CDS encoding putative H/ACA ribonucleoprotein complex subunit GAR1, which produces MLSRGRGSGRGGGLSAKRGGRGGRGGSGGYQGYSGPPAEVIEAGTVIHDCEEQLLIKSKLSTCVPYFNGRIFLANKQEIGKVDEILGPINEYFFSVSLLDGFKAKSFAKDSMVYIDPQQTLPVSRFTSKTPSSLLGHKKRSVIKDKSFKRPGIGRGGRGGSFGLGRGNSMSFRGTMSRGRGSGFRGRGH